One window of Bactrocera tryoni isolate S06 chromosome 2, CSIRO_BtryS06_freeze2, whole genome shotgun sequence genomic DNA carries:
- the LOC120767354 gene encoding alanine--tRNA ligase, cytoplasmic — MKVLTANEIRGAFLGFFKEKDHLYVHSSSTIPLDDPTLLFTNAGMNQFKPIFLGTADPNSEMAKWVRTTNTQKCIRAGGKHNDLDDVGKDVYHHTFFEMLGNWSFGDYFKKEICTWAWEFLTERMKLPKDRLYVTYFGGDKASGLEPDLECKQIWLDLGLCPEHIIPGSMKDNFWEMGETGPCGPCSELHFDRIGGRSVPELVNVDDPDVLEIWNLVFIQYNRETDGSLKPLPKKHIDCGMGFERLVSVIQNKRSNYDTDLFLPLFKAIQEGTGAPEYAGRVGAEDVEGIDMAYRVLADHARTITIALADGGTPDNTGRGYVLRRILRRAVRYATEKLSAKPGFFGSLVHTVVDLLGDAFPEVRKNPQQIIDIINEEEAQFLKTLSRGRDLFNRTVAKLSNQNVIPGDLAWKLYDTYGFPVDLTQLMAEEKNLEINMEEYEQAKQAAYIMSQGKSTTKADEIDLDVHAISELQSKSIQITNDSFKYKYEAESDELDSPYKFTSCTAKILALRFGNQFVHKIEAGSKAGIILDQTNFYAESGGQIYDKGLFVKLNNIDDKFIVDAVYNRGGYILHIGVADGEFIVGDEIELKIDTERRWLTMKNHSATHALNHSLLQVLGKETDQKGSLVVPDKLRFDFSSKSAMTIEQVAKTELLTRDIVYKNVPIYAKETKLANAKKIRGLRSVFDEVYPDPVRVISFGVNVEELESNLDSDAGEKTSVEFCGGTHLQRSGHMMEFVITSEEAIAKGIRRIVALTGPEAVKALEKYDQLHKQIQTLKTTIEDDKDGKNSKNYVKQIVELTEEVSQAIIPYVKKDEMRNLLKQLKKTLDDKERTLKAAVSVTVIEKTKEICQENPKATLLVKQFEAYNNTKALDGALKQVRALCPDAAALFFSVDPDSKKIFCLASVPKSAVNKGLKANEWVQQLSEVIGGKGGGKPESAQASGTNYENVDEVIRVATEFAKLKVGA; from the exons ATGAAAGTTTTAACCGCAAATGAAATCCGTGGGGCTTTTCTAGGCTTCTTTAAAGAGAAGGATCATCTTTACGTTCATTCATCTAGTACAATACCCTTAGATGATCCCACTTTACTATTCACCAACGCTGGCATGAATCAGTTCAAACCAATATTTTTGGGCACGGCAGATCCAAATAGTGAAATGGCAAAATGGGTTCGTACCACAAATACTCAAAAGTGTATACGAGCCGGTGGTAAACACAACGATTTGGATGATGTAGGCAAAGATGTGTACCATCACACATTCTTTGAAATGCTTGGCAATTGGTCATTTGgagattattttaaaaaagaaatatgcaCATGGGCTTGGGAATTCTTAACGGAACGTATGAAACTGCCGAAGGACCGCTTATATGTTACCTACTTTGGTGGAGATAAAGCTTCTGGGCTTGAACCCGACCTTGAATGCAAGCAAATTTGGTTAGATCTCGGGCTATGCCCCGAGCACATCATACCAGGCAGTATGAAGGATAATTTTTGGGAAATGGGAGAAACTGGACCATGCGGACCTTGCTCCGAATTGCATTTCGATAGAATTGGTGGACGTAGTGTACCCGAACTCGTAAATGTAGATGATCCAGATGTTTTAGAAATCTGGAACTTAGTGTTTATACAATATAACCGTGAGACAGATGGGAGTCTAAAACCATTACCAAAGAAACATATCGACTGTGGCATGGGTTTCGAAAGATTAGTGTctgtaattcaaaataaaagatCCAACTACGATACTGATTTATTCTTACCGCTCTTCAAAGCCATACAAGAGGGTACAGGTGCACCAGAATATGCAGGTCGTGTGGGTGCTGAAGATGTGGAAGGTATAGACATGGCATACCGTGTGCTGGCAGATCATGCCAGAACAATAACCATTGCACTCGCTGATGGTGGCACGCCAGATAATACCGGAAGAGGATATGTACTTAGACGGATACTTCGCCGTGCTGTAAG gTATGCTACTGAGAAACTAAGTGCTAAGCCCGGCTTCTTTGGGTCACTAGTTCACACTGTGGTAGATTTACTTGGAGATGCGTTTCCAGAGGTACGAAAAAATCCTCAACAGATAATTGATATAATTAACGAGGAGGAAGCACAGTTTTTGAAAACCCTGTCGCGCGGTCGAGATCTTTTCAATCGTACGGTAGCTAAATTAAGTAACCAAAATGTAATTCCTGGTGATTTGGCCTGGAAGTTATATGACACATATGGATTTCCGGTTGATTTGACTCAATTAATGGCTGAAGAGAAGAACCTTGAAATCAATATGGAAGAGTATGAACAAGCGAAACAAGCTGCATACATTATGTCACAAGGAAAGAGCACTACAAAAGCTGATGAAATCGACCTAGATGTACATGCCATTTCCGAGTTGCAATCTAAATCCATTCAAATCACAAATGATtcctttaaatacaaatatgaagCTGAATCCGATGAATTGGATTCACCTTACAAATTTACTTCATGCACTGCCAAAATACTTGCATTACGTTTTGGGAACCAATTCGTGCATAAGATAGAAGCTGGTAGTAAGGCAGGAATCATTTTagaccaaacaaatttttatgcagAAAGTGGAGGCCAAATATATGACAAGGGACTATTTGTTAAACTTAACAATATCGATGATAAATTCATTGTTGATGCTGTTTATAACCGCGGTggttacattttacatattggGGTAGCTGATGGAGAGTTCATTGTAGGCGATGAAATCGAACTTAAAATCGATACTGAGCGGCGTTGGTTGACCATGAAGAACCATTCCGCCACTCATGCTCTAAATCATAGCTTGCTTCAAGTTCTAGGCAAAGAGACTGACCAGAAAGGATCATTAGTTGTACCAGATAAATTGCGTTTTGATTTTAGTAGCAAATCTGCTATGACAATCGAGCAAGTAGCAAAGACAGAACTATTAACACGAgatattgtttataaaaatgtaccTATATACGCAAAAGAAACAAAGTTGGCCAATGCAAAGAAGATCCGTGGACTACGCTCTGTTTTCGATGAGGTCTATCCAGACCCAGTACGTGTTATATCGTTTGGGGTGAATGTTGAAGAACTTGAAAGTAATCTCGATAGCGATGCCGGAGAGAAAACATCAGTAGAATTTTGTGGCGGTACGCATTTACAACGTTCGGGTCATATGATGGAGTTTGTAATTACTAGCGAGGAAGCAATCGCTAAAGGCATTCGACGTATCGTTGCACTTACTGGTCCTGAAGCAGTAAAAGCTTTAGAGAAATATGATCAACTTCATAAGCAAATACAAACATTAAAAACTACAATTGAAGATGATAAAGATGGCAAGAACTCTAAGAACTATGTGAAACAAATTGTCGAATTGACCGAAGAGGTGTCTCAAGCTATCATACCCTATGTGAAGAAAGATGAAATGCGCAATCTgctaaagcaattaaaaaagacACTCGACGATAAAGAGCGGACATTGAAGGCTGCTGTTTCTGTAACAGTAATTGAGAAAACAAAGGAAATTTGTCAAGAAAACCCCAAAGCCACATTGTTAGTAAAGCAATTTGAGGCTTATAACAATACTAAAGCACTCGATGGTGCCTTGAAGCAAGTTCGTGCCTTATGCCCTGATGCAgctgctttatttttttcagttgatCCCGATTCGAAGAAAATATTCTGTTTGGCTTCAGTGCCAAAGAGTGCTGTGAATAAGGGGCTAAAGGCCAACGAATGGGTGCAGCAGTTGAGTGAAGTTATTGGTGGAAAAGGAGGTGGAAAACCTGAATCTGCTCAAGCTTCTGGCACAAATTACGAAAATGTAGATGAGGTCATACGTGTAGCTACAGAATTTGCAAAACTCAAAGTTGGTGCTTAA